One Vespula vulgaris chromosome 7, iyVesVulg1.1, whole genome shotgun sequence genomic window, aaagagaaaaagaaattgagatgaaacaggaaaaaaagaattagcgaatataaaatcgatcaCGTCATACGATTAATCAATGTCGATTCAATAGTGCgggaatttaaaaagaaaaaaaaaacagatctttttttaaagtaaacGTAAAACGAGTTTCGAGCACGTGTCACCTGAATTTGTTTCACTGATTTTATCGACTCGTATAGTTAAAAGAGTAACCGTTGGTTGTCTGAGAATTTCAAACCGAAGGAAAAATGAAGTTTgtactttttaataatcgGCCAGTCGTGAGAAACCGGTTCCATGACGCCGCGTTACGCACCATCGTGTCTCTTCGTTCCATAACCCGATTGCATTTTCTATCATATAGTATTGCCATCAGTTGCGATCATACAAAGTTACAACTCAGACGTGTCTTTTCGCCGGGTGTGTAGTAATAATGTTATCCATGTTTACGTTATTCTGACCATTtatggagaaaaataaaaaataatatttttcccGCTGTACACATATTGTGACATTTGTCGATCGATTCAACGATATAAAAGagtaagattttctttttaaatacagTTTAATTTTTTGACAAAAAATTGAGCGTTTCTTAATATAGGAAATGATACATATACAAGGTGTATACATAATACGTGAACTcggaatatatcaaaataataagaataataacaatttatctattaaattatcaaattgTTTGAACAATTtgtagattttttattaattctcttcttcgtaaaGAATATATTCGAATTGCGAAAGTCACAAAActgaaaacatttcattgatCTTAGGAACTTCTCTAAagtattaattgttatttgaattcattaattaaatgacgaactgttatatttatttgcgatataaataaataaatatatatatatatgcaaatacagttaaatagaaaatttttatatatgttttgtaTACTGAAAtcatcaatatataatatcattctatgtatatagatcCTGTATATCTATGAAACATAAAATGCTATAAATTTGAGAGTTCAAAAGAGAAtagataattttatgtattaaagattacattatataagattaaaataaaaggaagaaaatatttattcaaataaaacgCGTGTCGTTTATTTCACTGAAAACGATTAGAATCTAAAtgttatcgagaaaaaaaaatgttaaattaaaaagataagtaAGAAACTCGTTCTTCTTGCTAatcgtgaaaataataagataataaaattcgttCGCTATTTTAAAAAACAGGAATTTTGATCGGtggaaaatttgttttatttttaaaaaaaggacaagaaagagagagaaggagaaaaaagaaattaaaaagaaacgacaaaCATCAATAGATTATTGCCTCCATCGACACGAAATACTATATAAGCGGCGTCTATTCACGTCCGTCTTCCATCTAAATGTCAAGGTATATCGGCTATCGTcgttaatttttgaaaatcgatGTATTACATCGTGATGCGTTGAAACGCGAGCAAGcatgcgtacgtacgtacctacatgCATGCGTAACTTTCTTCAAAGTAAAATTCACGTGAGGTGAGGCAAGCCCTcgcttatatgtatatccttcGGTACGATGAAAACGACGATCGCGAATCTTCGATCTGCCGATCATGAACTTCCTCATTTCgtgatataaacaaatatttaaaaggacGAGCACGTGGACGAGCGTTGAATagaattttaatcgtttcttaGAGATATCTCAAGTTCTTCTTCTGGTTCCTTTGGTCACGACGAAAGAATCGTGACGATgatcgaaatttatttgacgaaaatacatttctattctcaacaacaaataaaaaaataatatcgaatatatatatatatatatatatatatatatatgtgtgtgtacacgcaCATGTtgtgtttttttaattatcaataataacaGATATTAACCGCGACACCGCAAAACGTATTACACATGATAAATACACACAACCaatgaataatatacatactattAAAAAACTCCATCAGTGATACTTTTAAGTTTTGCATTGCATACAGAAAGAGACGTGCGCGCTTGTATTCAGAACGTTTGTTATATCTACTGTTCAAGGTCCCCTCGCGCAATTATTAGCTTTTCAACGAAAATTTCAACATATTCTTACGTGTGCTATACAATAAATTACTTCCTGTgttataccttttttttttaatcgcagCAAAAGACGACAATATAATAACTACGATTATTCGATcttgaataataaaacgaacgaacgaaattaaagaagaatatttaataacgatcGTACCATATAATCGATTTCTTAACCTCGTTTAATTctacgagtatatatataacactaTATTATTTACCCTCGTCTTATTTACATGCAACTGAATATGTAAAGTTTCATGGtagaaaacaaagaataaaaaaaagagaaaagataaaaaacgtATGAGATAATGTTGATCGGATTATTTATGATACTTCTGGATGTAAATCGATGTAACTACTCATTCGTAAACACTTTgcgaatatttgaaatattgcgCGTTATTAATCGATTCTCGTATCGcgtgtttttccttttaattattccaataaattaaattagaaaaagaaaaatatatatatgcatatatgtaaatttatatacatacatacatatatatatatatatatatatatatatatatatatatatataagattaaattaaaattgatttaaaaaagaaaagatctaaCAAGACGATATCGATATGAACGTTCCTCTTTAAATTCAACGAAACTATCTCCTCTCGACTTTATCTTAAAATCGTATAATGTTCTACAAAActacgcatgtatatatatatatatctatattctaTTCACTCTCCTTTTTCATCCCtctcgaaaaataatttttaaaatgtagTAAGACATTTTCATCGCAAAGCACAATTAGTATTCTGGTGCACAACAGATCTAAGGAAAGAGACGACTGGAACAAAAATCGACTGTTATGAAGAAGGTAGAGAATAGTAGTCTGATAATTCGACcgattccattttttttcgtacagactcgaaatattttcgtgAACTCGATCAGATTTCAAGGACTTTCTTAATTAACGAATAAGGTCGAAGTCTCAATCATTCTTTTCCATGATACGATTTCGTCATATACTTTTAGTTGATCCGCCGTAAAACGAGGTACGAAAGTATGACACTGACGGCCTAGTGCGGTTAACCTCAAAGTCTCGATTTCCCGCCGTTAGAGCCACTATTTTTAGGTGTTcataatttatcgaattatttgcTTATAATCTCTTTTACGTATAAGTAATTTTCGAATGTTGCTCTATGTAATTGTGTATTAATATCCATACGTTACTGTCATCTACGTCTCGTATATCTGTATGATAATGTcgaagagagtgaaagagcgTGTAGTCTTTgatacattaatttattatatttttagtgaATGAACAAGAGAAGATGCCTGGCCACCGTCAGCCTAATTCCTTAGAAGGACTTAGTTTGGGACAAGTGTGCCAACAACTCGACGGGACGTGCCGTCGGCTGCAAGTGCTTTCTCAAGAATCATCGGCAGCACAGGTGCTCGCTTTCGCAAAACAAACTATCAGGCCATATTATATCAATGCCTTACCCGCACGTCTGCGCTCTCAAGTTATTGAAGAAACTTCGAGAATGCTGTACGGTCCCTCATCGGATGGTTCAACTCTCATTTCTGGTCCTGCTCCACTGTATTTATTAGCACTGCTTCTTGGTCATGATATAAAACAGTTAAGGGTGATTCTTTGTTGTTACTATGGATGCAGTCATCAAACGTCGCTCCTAAAGTTATTAGCTTCAGAAGGAATTGGACTAGAGTCTTTAGAACTGGCTCGTTCTGCTTTATTGAGATTAGATTGCAAGTTGTTAAGATCTGCTTTATTAAAcatgaaaaatttgttaagtTTGACTCTTCGCAATATAGCTAGCGATGCTGTACTTCAAGTCATTGGGAAAGCATGCCCCAAGTTAGTAGTTCTAGATGTAGCATGTTCGAGACAAGTGACGGATGCAGGCTTAAAACAATTATTGCTGCAAGTGGAACTCAGAGATAAAGCACCACATACGACTACACAAGAGCCTACCAGTTGGTCCAAATTGAAAACCTTGCTATCATCTAGATTAAAGATGAGAGGTTCTAAAtccgaaaagaaagaaaagcaaggtGTTTTGTTGGAGTATTATGAAAgtcgaaattttatttgtgaTACGCTTAGAGTTCTTAATGTTGCAAGTACTAGTGTTACAAGTGCAGGTGTACTTTTGGCCTTAGTATATGTACCACAACTCGAATCTTTAGCAGAATACAATCACATGGGAAGAGTGGTAGAAATTATGAATAGAGGACTTATCGGATTGAAAACTCCATTTTCCTTAACACAAGCAAGAAGCTGCAGAACAACACCAGCTCGTCTAGAACTTCTTGCTCAAGCATGCCCACGAGTGGAAAAATTACACATTTCTGAACCTCATCATCCTCCTGAAGCACTACGATTGTTTCCCTATGTCACTTCTTTGACTGTACATGGTATTCCAGCACAAAGAGAATGGCTAGATGGTTTCTATGATTATTTACACACAAATGGtcaaaatttgaaagaattaaatcttcgaataatacaaaatgaaaatctaaTACAAATAGATTTGAAAGAAATCTTCAGTAATTGCCCTAATCTCAGAATATTGACCAAGGATGGTTTCAGTATAATATGGGCAGAAGGATTAGATCCACCACCTCTCAAATATTTGAGAAAAGTTCAATTGGGACACACAGTAAATGCCTTAGCTATCACAAAAATTCTCTCCTTGGCACCAGAATTGACTGCGCTTCATATTCACAGTTGTTTTGATCTCACAAATGAACacttagaaaaattattgaatattcCCACAAGACCGAGAAGTGGTAGAAAATCTgacaaaaacgaaaatagtTTAGTGCAGAATTTaacatgtttttatatatacgaagcCAGCAAAGTGTCTGCAACTACTGTGTTAAATATGTTTCAAAACTGCAAACGTTTACGAAGAATCGGTAATTTGGCAAATTGGGGATTGGATTGTGAAGGTGTAACGATGTTACGAACGACGTTAGCACGCGCAAATTTAGACGTGGATTTATGTCCTGGTTCTCATTGGTTTTGGAGCAATTGTATTCAGTAGCATATATCAAGGctgataattttatcattgagGGAGCCTTTCCAGCATTTTTAAAACCATGACATTATTAGTTGttctataaaaatctatagatttccattttttaaagACTCCTCATTTAtcagtattaaaaatttaatttaggTACTTAGGTGAGCTAATGgctcttgaaaaaaaaaagaaaaaacaataaaataaaatggagttgccatttctaaataataaaatttaatataaaattatattttgaaaattaaaatgctACAAATGAATATGCATTGTTCaaacgttatatattatatcgtgcaataatattaattcaagtATTCAatcaaagtataatataaatagtgTAAGACTTAATAGTATATTGCAAAGTTCAAACAACACTGTCCTTATTCAGCTTTGttatttgaatataacaaaaatataacggCAGGAATTAAGTCTAATATAgatattagtatatattacTGAAAAATTGGATACTTTCTTgagtataaattaaaaatgatttaaatcattggatatataaatcaaattatatttattcaaattataagtgaaataaaaaactatatctcttatcttgtttttcaagtaaacaataataagaaagaaaaattgtacttgtatatatattcgtgtcaaattataataattgaagaatatatctattttataaatatttagataatccttcctataataatattttatggtTATAAgttttatctctattttcataagatacaaaatattaattataagtaaaCTAAAatgtgtttctttcttttttataatttttaatttaatttttttaaatatattaaacttaCCTCTGATAGGCCATGGGATTGtagtaaaagatttataagcTTGGTGtctgtttgaaaaattttgtacGTCATATGTAACTGTTTAGCTGGTGGATCTTCTGGAGGTGTAGACAAAGCACAACATCTGAAAGAATGAATAGAACAATGAGAAATAATGCATAaacatcattaataattagatCAACGGAATGTATATATGCTTACTTAAAGCGTAAGGTAGGTGCTTTGTTTCCAACAGGACTACTTAGTAGCCATTCGTTGTTTATTGGACTCTGTTCTTTCGTTGTGCTGTAATTCAGGAACAAGAAAGACATCAAgcacatataataataacgtagAAAAGACAATTTTAAACTTATAATGTATGCTAAATATGCAATGGTAATGTAGATTGAATTGTTTTAACACTACACTAACAGATGGCGTCTTTTCATCGATTATATCGAACGTCGGTAAACGAGGAGACTTTATCATtaacatttttgaaaataagtaaaaaatcgatttaacgataacgaacatacaaagtaaaataatttgtaattaggAAGGGAAGCGTACTAATCAAACTTTCACTCGTTCTGCTCACTCGTTCGCTCGAGTCACGATTAACAGTTTCGCGATAATtggttatataaaataattacgttcACTTCTTTTAAGTATTCGAGAGACCTTTTACTTCGATAATTAGAGAAATCGTTATACATTCCGGTAATTAGATACATTTACGCATGCCACGTACTACATTTACTTAATCAAAGAGATTTCAACAGCAATTAACTCGACAGTACAGATATACGAGAAAAATGTTCAAAAACGATTTGCTAATTGCAATCACGtacgaataaaatcgaacggCATACAAATTGAGGACAATGTATCCATTTAAATAGTTTTCCAATACTCACCGTTTTTCGGTATTAGAATTATGTGGTTTATGCACGAAGGGTTCGAGAGTTTCCTCGCTACTATTTGATAATTGTGACATACCAGAAAGACTGGAGGATGACATCGACTCTTTCGGTCGTTTTCCCTCCAACTTTCTTATCGTAGTGGCTTTCCTTTGGGACAACATGATCGACCCTGAAATCACAGAAAACGAATTCATATCAAATTTACCATAAAATGcttaaatgaaaattgaattcAATCACATCGATATGTaacaaaatgtataaatatattcttaatagAATGCAGGACATATAGAAATACGTTAATGCTGATAGCATGCCAATTTCAATAACAAGGTAGGACAGAGTAGGggaaaacaagaaatagaGGAAGTATTATAGGATAGGAAAAGGCAAGACAGGACAGAACAAAATCGGACAAAACAGGAAAGGATTAGTACAGCTCAGCTCGTTGCATCTTAGGTTTCATCTAGGGTTGCATCTAGGGTTTCGTGTGGGGTTACGTCTGGTatcttcgattattttcggggaaaatataatcgaaaataatcgaagatgtcaaaagtattttttcaacatattattttaaaaaatggacgatatagtaataagaaaaaaaatataataaagaatatagaataaaataaaaaaattttaatttaacctTAGTAGTATTTTCCAAGGTTATcacataattaaataattatcattactgTGTTACCATATAGTATCCTCATACAACATTCTTCTGAAACATTTTTTGCATctttaacatttaaaaaaataatcgcatTTGTATTTGAATCagacattttatatttactatactgtatttaatatatgtatatgcatacgtgtaggtatatgtatatatgtagtctATTTTATATCCTCCATTTATAATATCAGGTAATAAAAGGATATCAAACGTACTTTCAATCGAAAGATATTTCAACGGGAGATATCGTAAACTAGTTCTATGTTCCTTTCGATACTTTATACTTATCTGTTCTACATTTCatgaattattatgattaacaTAACTGATATCGATCGACATGTACGTCGATGATCTTGTAATATGGATCAGCCAAAGGAAATTATGTCAGGGTATTTTTCTTACGTCGTCGTACATAAGCTAGTCAGTCAAGTCCTTAGAGATCCTAAGGCTTCACctcgttataatttttcatcgacgTGACAAGTAAAAGACTTTGCTCTTTTAGACTATCTTGtactaaaaatagaaaagaaaaaaagaaagaaaagaagggggaaaaaaatctcgtcataattttattcgctcaaaaagaatttattaatcgaGGCTTGTCCATTTATAGAACATATTCATTATACCGAAGATCGAATTATGCATGAAGTAAAGTTTGTAAGGCCACAAGTAAGGGAAATAGAGTCTACCTTGAATGACAAGACGTTACTTTATTGTGTACGTGAGTTTTACAATTTATACAACAGAACAGTAGaatattcgaatttattattccaAGCATTCGCGCAattacgtgtacgtgtgtattcatatatatattcatatatatatacactccaaaatatataacatatacaaatataatacaacTACACACACAAACAACAAGCAaacatatatagtatatagtatatataatacaatatggCATCGATTCCCTACTATATCATCGCACCTTCCTTATGTTAGAATGTTAATGATGTTCTGGATATAAATGTGATCTGCGCCAACATTTTTAGACGGTGAATCGACTGGTCGCGTACAAATCAACGAATTAACGGATACAGATATGTTGGAGAAAATCACTGACATACGAGAATACGAATAAGAACATGGTATTCGTATTCCGAGATTCGCATTTGAAATGTCATTGCATCAGGTAAAGGTTTTCGGGCTTTAAAAAGTTTAGCACGAAAACGCGTCACGAAAGGTCGTACTTATGTAAAGTCTGCCTTCCTACATTTTAGTTTTAATGTTCGCTtggagaatagaaaaagaaatgaaagaaaaaaatacagaaaggtgcgtatgtgtgtatgaaagagaaagagaaagacacaaagagacagacaaagacagagagagagagagagaaagagagagagagagaaagcaaaagaaagagagcgaaaaagagaatatcagGAAAGTCACAACATTTCAAAATGTTCACGGATATATagattcattaatatttcttatttatgaaATGACTTATGATTCATCGAACATTTTTAAGAACGAATATGACAATATTAccttattttaattaacgtaaAAATCTGCATGCCGCATTATGGTACCCTCCGTCAATACGTAGAATATAAAAACAGATGGGCGCCGAATGGACGGTGCGTGAGTCACTATCGCGATTATGCGATTGTAATTCATCGTTTGCATAACacggaaaagggagaaagccatttaatatattcgataaaccGTAAAAGTTATGCATCTCtaaaacacacatacatgcacacactcaacgacagagacagagacaacaactgagagagacagagacagagatattGAATTTATCTGACATACCTTACAAACAATTCAACCtacagaaataatttttttattgataagtTTACAAAGGAAATATACATCAATATATTcatagcaatttttttttttttacaggttAAATGGTGTGGAAGAATCTCAAAGCCAAATTTATTTCCGTGAATGGACCTACAAAATATTCACACCGCAGTTTCACAGGCAACAGCTGTAAAATGATATTCATGTCCAGTGTACAAGAATG contains:
- the LOC127065374 gene encoding uncharacterized protein LOC127065374 isoform X1, with the translated sequence MNEQEKMPGHRQPNSLEGLSLGQVCQQLDGTCRRLQVLSQESSAAQVLAFAKQTIRPYYINALPARLRSQVIEETSRMLYGPSSDGSTLISGPAPLYLLALLLGHDIKQLRVILCCYYGCSHQTSLLKLLASEGIGLESLELARSALLRLDCKLLRSALLNMKNLLSLTLRNIASDAVLQVIGKACPKLVVLDVACSRQVTDAGLKQLLLQVELRDKAPHTTTQEPTSWSKLKTLLSSRLKMRGSKSEKKEKQGVLLEYYESRNFICDTLRVLNVASTSVTSAGVLLALVYVPQLESLAEYNHMGRVVEIMNRGLIGLKTPFSLTQARSCRTTPARLELLAQACPRVEKLHISEPHHPPEALRLFPYVTSLTVHGIPAQREWLDGFYDYLHTNGQNLKELNLRIIQNENLIQIDLKEIFSNCPNLRILTKDGFSIIWAEGLDPPPLKYLRKVQLGHTVNALAITKILSLAPELTALHIHSCFDLTNEHLEKLLNIPTRPRSGRKSDKNENSLVQNLTCFYIYEASKVSATTVLNMFQNCKRLRRIGNLANWGLDCEGVTMLRTTLARANLDVDLCPGSHWFWSNCIQ
- the LOC127065374 gene encoding uncharacterized protein LOC127065374 isoform X3, with the translated sequence MNEQEKMPGHRQPNSLEGLSLGQVCQQLDGTCRRLQVLSQESSAAQVLAFAKQTIRPYYINALPARLRSQVIEETSRMLYGPSSDGSTLISGPAPLYLLALLLGHDIKQLNGVEESQSQIYFREWTYKIFTPQFHRQQL
- the LOC127065374 gene encoding uncharacterized protein LOC127065374 isoform X2: MPGHRQPNSLEGLSLGQVCQQLDGTCRRLQVLSQESSAAQVLAFAKQTIRPYYINALPARLRSQVIEETSRMLYGPSSDGSTLISGPAPLYLLALLLGHDIKQLRVILCCYYGCSHQTSLLKLLASEGIGLESLELARSALLRLDCKLLRSALLNMKNLLSLTLRNIASDAVLQVIGKACPKLVVLDVACSRQVTDAGLKQLLLQVELRDKAPHTTTQEPTSWSKLKTLLSSRLKMRGSKSEKKEKQGVLLEYYESRNFICDTLRVLNVASTSVTSAGVLLALVYVPQLESLAEYNHMGRVVEIMNRGLIGLKTPFSLTQARSCRTTPARLELLAQACPRVEKLHISEPHHPPEALRLFPYVTSLTVHGIPAQREWLDGFYDYLHTNGQNLKELNLRIIQNENLIQIDLKEIFSNCPNLRILTKDGFSIIWAEGLDPPPLKYLRKVQLGHTVNALAITKILSLAPELTALHIHSCFDLTNEHLEKLLNIPTRPRSGRKSDKNENSLVQNLTCFYIYEASKVSATTVLNMFQNCKRLRRIGNLANWGLDCEGVTMLRTTLARANLDVDLCPGSHWFWSNCIQ